The stretch of DNA ctttctctctctctttcttgcaCTTatcgtaaaaaaaattattctataatattaATAGTTTCAACCTCTTCCCTATCACTAGCTAGGATATGTTACATAGTGTTACATTTCTTGAAATTGATATGGATATCAAAATCAAGATTCATATTATGTTGATGAGTTTAACCCAGATAACTAATATGACTTCAGTGTCATTTTCTTAATGAGTGAAGGAAAAATGTCAAACTTGAATATACTTTTCACAAGGCTCAAAATTATATGAAGATTCTCAGATAAAATTCTGAACATCCTATGATTGTTGCTTGTGAAAAACAGGGACAATGCTATTTTCATTAATATAAAACACATGTTTTTAGTTGGTTCCTGGGTCTTTTCAACAAGTCTGATATGAAATATCATAATCCAATTTCACAAAATTATGTTGTATTGTAGTATGATATTTAGTCTTCATGTTAATTTAGTGAAGCAATAACATAAATTATGTATGTTGTGAGTATTTTGGATTATAAACTCGATACTATGCAAACttttagaatttaaaattttaatcaaTATTTGGATTATACTATTATGTGTTAAAgagtttttattgttgtttaaattattgattcttgaaaaattattatCAAATTTGCAATTATTTGTTGTGACAAGTATATATATAGGAATGGTAAAAGAGATATCGTGTCAGACTGTGTTAATGCCGGGTTGAGCCTGACCTGGCCTGATTGACattcctatatatatatgtatattttactctttataattatttattattgttaatttttttttagaaaattatatgaaaaataataaataaaaattattttgaacatttaaaaagaaaaaaaatattaaattattagtattattttttttaaaaaaataattattattgcaaaaaaaaaaattgtcacatTACATTTCTATGTAATCCTCATATTCCTAGGCATCATCATAATATTACTGCACATAACCAAACACAGTAATGTTGCTTTCCTAGGTTTATAATTCCCTTCATCACTCTCCTAGCAATGTTAAATTATTCCTATGAAATGAAACCTGCATACCAAACGGCTCCTTAGAGTGTGCTTAAAGAATTCGGCTCTAGTGTTCATGCAATTTGTTGTATATGATTTTTGGCATTACTTGTTGTGGCTGACCCTTTTCCAATTTTCAGTTAAATTATGTTTGATTGATACGACCACCTATTTCAATTTCGCTTGCTTTTCGCAATAGATTTTGGGCATCTTTTGATACTTTCTCCAATAGCTATGGGTTACATTTACAGTTTTTTTTAAGCATGTTCACTATAATTGATAAGAACGAACAGAGTGAGCAAACGAGAACAACTAATTAGAGTTTGGAACAACATGTTGCGTAGAGTTAGCATATGTATCATGTTTGTTCAATTATCTAAATGATAGCATtctttttaaaagttaatactATTTCAATTACAAAGAAAAATGTTTTTAATCAGGCTTGAACACCAAGATAAGATTTGAGAACTATAGGAGTTTAatgttttgtgtgtgtgtgtgttcacGCGTGCATGCGAGTATATTGATTCTGCATATGAAATCATTACGAATGTACGAATAAAGTGGTCAGTAGAAGTACAAGAGTTTGATCTACGCATATTCTCTTGAATCTGATGATTGTTGCATTGCAAGGTTACGGATTTTGCTTTGGACAATGTCACTTTAACTTTTTTCTGTGTTAGTCACATGCTGTTTTATGcaattatttgataattttgctgaccaatttttattttgtctCGAGACATTTTGTATTAAAATGTTTCATAATTTGTATGTTCATGTTTTAATGCTATATTACCTttatttttgtgtagttttttgttataatttttggGTTCTTTTATAGGCTATAACCATTTGATTTCTGTATTTTCTGTTGCAGGATAACTTGTGGTGGATTTGAAGTTCTTTTTATTGGAGGAAcgtattaattataataacttGGTAATTCGCCTCAACCAATCTCACGTCATATCTGCACCTATTTTGGTTTTCATCTCAGAAGAATGGTGAAGAAGAAATTTTTCGACAAGAAGAAGTCTGCAACTTTCCAGTTGCTCTCTCGTGATTCTTCTGATCCTAATTACGACGATTCACCTGGTAGTGATCGAGTCTTCATCCGTGTTGACAACAATCCATACTCTGTTGACACTTTCTTTGCGGGCGATAATCCCGACAATGTTGATGACTCCAATTCCATATTTGATGATGCGCCTGAGGATTATGATGCTGGTGAAGAGGGTAATCGGGTTTTTGGCAGCTCATCACAGTCGACTGCACATCCCCTGCCTGACCGCTTGAGAAAGGAAATTGTGGAGTTAGGGTTTCCTGACGATGGGTATAATTATCTGGAACATTTGAGGGAGATTAAGAATAGTGGTGGTGGTTCTGCCTTTTATCACAACCCAAAGACCAAGCTTGAGCAGCTTCCCAAGGATATTAAGGTTGAATGAGTTTTTGACTTGTTTTGTGTCCTGTTGCTTTTATGACCCTGTTTGGTTTTAGCCCGGAAGGGAAGAAAGATTAAAATGATTTCTTCTCATGACTGTATTCTGGGGATTTCTTTAGGAAAAAAGTTGGatttaaattaacttttttttttggtccaGGCATATGACGCATCGAGGTTGAAGATTTCGGAAGTGAAAACTGATCCCAATGAAGAATTTGTGTACAGTGTAGCATCAAAGACGGTTGGTATAAAAGTTAAGAAAGCGGTTGATCCTGAAGTAGCTGCATTGCTTGATGATGATAGTGATGCCTCGAGGTTTGGTTCAGATGTTGAGGACTTGGAAGAGGATTTTGTGATCCAGGCAAATCTTCCCAAAGACACAGATGATGATGTATCATccaatagtaggtttaattcaTGTGAGCAAGAGCAGTTTGAGACCAAAGATGTGATTGAAGACAAGTCCTTTGGGCAACAACAGATTGCAGCTGACTTAAGTTATAAGGGTGGAGCTGGATGTCATGTGCCAGTTGCGCTGGTAGCAGATGATTCTTCTGTCGAAAAGCCACGAGTTCGCCGTCTTTTGGATGAGCAATTTGACATGGTGAGTCTTCTTTTACTATCTTCTGTTCTGTCCTTGCATATTCTTCATagttattatatgtattttccaGCCTTATATTGATAGAAAGTGttactctttttatttttcggAAACTCTTGACTTTATAAACATCTCTTTTCTCAAGAGGGTAGTTGCTTCTCTAAATATGCGTTTAAGTTTTAGTCAGCGGATCTATTACACTTTACATCTTTTTCATTCCAAAATATGTCCATACAATAGCTTGAAATTGTTAAGTTGGTTTAATTAAAGCATTAGGTGTGAATTGCTCCTTGCCCAAGCTGTCTAATCTGCAATTAGTTTATATTTCAATGCACTTTATAGACTGAAACATTTTTCATTTCACATTCGATATGCTACATTTATTagttttgaatttgaatatttatCTCATGATTTTTCCTATCATAGCTTGAAAGACAGGAATATGGCACTGACGACGACGACGATGATGGCTATGGTTACATAGCTGAGGAAGATGAATCTCTTGCAGAGAAGTTAAAACATGCCCTTAAGGACAATGTTGTGGATGACTTTGACATTGACGGTAGATATATGGCTCCTGGAGATCTAGTTCAGGGAAATGAGAATCTAGGAAGTACAGAGCTAGTTGATTCTGCTAGGACTGTAATTCGCCGCTGTGTGGAGTATGGTGAGAAGTATGAGAATGATGATCAAGATGCTGATGCAGTTATTCTAGAGGAAAGTAGTGATGAATCTGAAGTGTGGGATTGCGAGACAATTGTTACTACAtactcaaatcttgataatcaCCCTGCTAAAATCGAAGCTCCTGGAGCAAGGAGAAAGAAGAAGCTTTCTGAAGTTGTTTCTGGAGCCTTAAATGATACCAGTAATATGATATCCCTTAAAGGAAGAGAAAAGCTGCCTGTGGACTTTTTGCCTCGTGGTAAGAAACCTACTACAGAAAAGGTGAAAAGCGGAGATAGTTTGAGAATTGAGCCGCTGAAAAGGAAGCAGGACGAGACAGCCGaggagaagaaggaaagaaaggtacttttctttctttctatacTTCTACATATAGTGCCTATACAAATATATCTGTAGAAAATAACTTGAATTGACTTGTCTGAAAGTGAACCATACTTTAAATGTCTgcataccataatatttttacttgttttttaTGGGTGTATCTTAATGCAGGCTGCTGTAAAGGAAGAACGTAAAGAGGCGCGGCGtattaaaaaagaaatgaaGGGGCTTTACAAAGGTGAAGCGCATCGTGCACAAAGAGTAGCTGCGATATCAGGTCCATCTTCCATTCATCTTATGTGATTTTAGGTGATCAGTATTTTGAGTGAATCAGTTTGCTTTGCTGTTTCTATCAGTAACAATCTGATTTCAATGAGTTTTGACTTTTTTGAGTAGTTAAAAAATAGCAATGTTATAATTAGGCAATCTACCAATTTGGTTGGTATACAATTGTACTTGACGATAcactatttttataaaaaaaatttgggaGTGTTTTTctcttgaatagattttatttgGTTATATTACACTGAGTTGTACATGTTGTCATCATAATTTATTACGATCTTATATGGTATAATACATTTTACACAAATTACACGTAATAATTATACAAAAACATCATGTATTTGCACTCTTTATAAAATACAATAATACATAAACCTAAACTCGAGAGAATGATCTGGGCATATGAGTTGAGTATAAAGTATATGATAAAGAGAGTATATACTGTTTAAGACTTCTCTTTTGTGACCATTTTACTTGTATCAGTTTGAAACGAATTTGCCATGGAAGAGTCTTTACAAGTTTCTTTAACAACATAACTATGAGGAATTGGGGCTGCATTACCTCCACCAAAATATGGGGTAGGATTCCATATCCCATAGTCTTCCATGAATTCCGGTGGGAAATGGTAGTGCTCGCCGCCACTTTGAAGCGGGATCTCAACCATTTGAAGGGGAGAAGGTGCAGGAAATGGAGTAGGAGGAGTCGGTTGTGACGGTGAAGGCACTGTAGTTGCATCTCCTGTTAGTATCATTGTCATTATAATCACCATTGCCATACTGCAGGCATGCTCAACTAAGTTCACAGTTGTTGATTTCATGGTTTTTGTGGCTAAACTTACTTGGGAACTAACTCAAGAAAATTAGCCTTAATTTATACAACCATAATTGTGTGACAACAATTGGAGGCTGCAAAGATATTCTGTATGGTAATGGTAGTGTTTAAATTAAACTTGAACATCTCTCCTTTCACACTTATTAAATGACATACCATCATGTTCTTTGCATGTACTAAGTTGTGTTTAGAGATATGGAAACCTAGCATACCTAATAGAGTAGTATAAAAATGGTGGAATGCTATATTTTaggacattaaaaaaaaaaagctaaagaTTGTACCAAATTTGTGACACataaatttttacaattttatttatatatttgtcactagttaatatatatataaatatatttatagaaattctAAGGAACTTTTTGTTTTCGATATATAGAATAATTATACCATACATTTTACCactattcaaaaaaataatttaaaattgtcaGTTGCCCGTgtatgaaaataattaaaaattagcacgcaactaattgtttaaattttatttttagcaccgtaaattttttaaaatttttcgaaaaacaGGGGGAATGCAtgctatatttataatatacactatgactatcatataaataatattttgattataattTCTATGCATGCGAAAAATAAGAAACTCTCTTATGATAAGGGCGAGAGCGATATCTCTATCGTATGGATGTTTTTATCCCTATTGATAGGGAAGATTTTCTTTCAgtatatagaaaaattataaaataatatttttatatgtcagagaatattataattatagtatGAATCATGTctatttttgataaattttgaa from Cannabis sativa cultivar Pink pepper isolate KNU-18-1 chromosome 2, ASM2916894v1, whole genome shotgun sequence encodes:
- the LOC115719003 gene encoding uncharacterized protein LOC115719003; amino-acid sequence: MVKKKFFDKKKSATFQLLSRDSSDPNYDDSPGSDRVFIRVDNNPYSVDTFFAGDNPDNVDDSNSIFDDAPEDYDAGEEGNRVFGSSSQSTAHPLPDRLRKEIVELGFPDDGYNYLEHLREIKNSGGGSAFYHNPKTKLEQLPKDIKAYDASRLKISEVKTDPNEEFVYSVASKTVGIKVKKAVDPEVAALLDDDSDASRFGSDVEDLEEDFVIQANLPKDTDDDVSSNSRFNSCEQEQFETKDVIEDKSFGQQQIAADLSYKGGAGCHVPVALVADDSSVEKPRVRRLLDEQFDMLERQEYGTDDDDDDGYGYIAEEDESLAEKLKHALKDNVVDDFDIDGRYMAPGDLVQGNENLGSTELVDSARTVIRRCVEYGEKYENDDQDADAVILEESSDESEVWDCETIVTTYSNLDNHPAKIEAPGARRKKKLSEVVSGALNDTSNMISLKGREKLPVDFLPRGKKPTTEKVKSGDSLRIEPLKRKQDETAEEKKERKAAVKEERKEARRIKKEMKGLYKGEAHRAQRVAAISGPSSIHLM